A single genomic interval of Brevibacillus brevis harbors:
- a CDS encoding DUF4097 family beta strand repeat-containing protein: MNKNMKLAMILLAAASIGIAGCTKESSVTSAQSSSQQNASIPTNTIANSETSDMKNVSNAVKGDISQIDVTNIHSLKIQSNAAIVKVIGDKQITQAEWELSKGNSKGMDTNVTTSIQDGTLQIMLKQEQKKFINTEPLPSLTIHLPYKDFKSLEIDNEVGNIFIESELSVQHLNVSSNAGNITVTDVIGKESSNISTNLGNVEFALPDQLAPLYVNLSTEMGNIDNQVNLEKATNTTSVVSKELNGYVGEAQSGNATLNISTQVGEILFKN, translated from the coding sequence TTGAACAAGAACATGAAGTTAGCAATGATTCTCCTGGCCGCTGCCAGTATCGGAATCGCTGGATGTACGAAGGAATCCTCCGTCACTAGTGCACAAAGTTCGTCCCAGCAAAACGCTTCTATACCGACGAACACAATTGCAAATTCAGAAACATCGGATATGAAGAATGTCTCGAATGCAGTAAAAGGAGATATTTCTCAAATAGATGTAACTAACATTCATTCCCTAAAAATTCAGAGTAACGCTGCCATAGTTAAAGTCATAGGAGACAAACAAATCACTCAAGCAGAATGGGAATTATCCAAGGGCAATTCAAAAGGAATGGATACCAACGTGACTACGTCGATCCAAGATGGAACATTACAGATTATGCTTAAACAGGAACAAAAGAAGTTCATAAATACGGAGCCATTGCCATCCTTAACGATCCATCTTCCTTATAAAGACTTCAAATCCCTTGAGATAGATAATGAAGTTGGCAACATATTCATTGAGTCAGAATTATCAGTCCAACATTTAAATGTGAGCAGCAATGCTGGCAACATCACCGTAACGGATGTAATTGGCAAGGAAAGCAGTAACATATCTACTAACCTTGGAAACGTCGAATTCGCTCTACCGGATCAATTAGCACCTCTATATGTAAATTTATCAACAGAAATGGGAAATATCGATAACCAGGTTAATCTTGAAAAAGCAACAAATACCACATCGGTTGTTTCCAAAGAACTCAATGGATATGTGGGTGAGGCTCAATCCGGGAATGCAACGCTCAACATTTCCACACAGGTGGGCGAAATTCTATTCAAAAATTAA
- a CDS encoding GNAT family N-acetyltransferase, translating to MSIEPLLLSFPESFETSRLHIRAPLAGDGQMVHLALTESIEDLRPWMPWAQSLPTEEKSEVNVRQARLKFLERSDLRLHLFDKHSGQLIGCSGLHQIDWDARKFEIGYWVRTSCRGQGYITEAVAGITSFAIRELQANRIVIRCDSRNIASSRVAERSGFILEGILRKDERSIDGTLRDTMVYAKVRGIDF from the coding sequence TTGTCCATCGAACCACTCTTACTTTCCTTTCCCGAGAGTTTTGAAACGAGTCGTCTACACATCCGCGCTCCCTTGGCCGGAGATGGTCAAATGGTTCACCTGGCACTGACGGAAAGTATAGAAGATTTGCGTCCGTGGATGCCCTGGGCACAAAGTCTTCCCACAGAAGAAAAGTCTGAGGTCAACGTTCGTCAAGCAAGACTGAAATTTTTGGAGCGTTCTGATCTCCGCCTCCATCTGTTCGATAAACACTCTGGTCAGCTAATTGGCTGTAGCGGTCTACACCAGATTGATTGGGATGCAAGAAAATTTGAGATCGGTTATTGGGTTCGCACATCATGTAGGGGACAAGGTTACATTACCGAGGCAGTAGCTGGTATTACGAGCTTTGCGATCCGTGAGCTGCAAGCAAACCGTATCGTCATCCGATGTGATTCTCGAAATATAGCAAGCTCCCGCGTCGCTGAACGGTCAGGATTTATCTTAGAAGGAATCCTTCGAAAAGACGAGCGCAGCATCGATGGTACGTTACGTGACACGATGGTATACGCAAAGGTTCGGGGCATTGATTTTTAA
- the fhuB gene encoding Fe(3+)-hydroxamate ABC transporter permease FhuB, with protein sequence MFTRTDITPATSSQRGGWRLFLMLGSGLVALLVLTFVSLTQGMADISLRSVVQAIIAPQDISDHHMIQGVRLPRTVMGLLSGAALAIAGALMQTVTRNPLASETTLGVNAGAYFFVVFGMVFWPSFLHEHPLPFAMAGGILAAVTVYFMSGGRKGTPVRVALSGMIVTLVYSSLTSAIILFNEETTNGIFLWGSGSLKQNDWSGVEFSWPWIVAGILVSFFMARQLDVLSLNEETAKSLGQKVAKTRLFTMFIAILVTCVSVSVVGPIGFIGLVAPHLVRLSGITQHRWLLPLCAIWGAALLVASDTIARMFINHYGELPAGAITAAIGGPWLIWLALRVSRSMTAGTGGSMSVGGAQRKVSYPLIVCTLAVLLVVAWMLSLSSGNLYLPWTEIIAIFMGQGNEMYSQLVFELRMPRLLTAMLAGVALAISGSLMQSAVRNPLADPQIVGVTSGAGVGAIIVLLVFPQLSAWMPLGAVAGGIISAAIVYAVSWRRGLNPIILTLVGIAVSAAGAALINILIVHSMILAAPALTWLAGSTYGRGWMEVGRLLPTILVLAPIAWWLGRRVDLLSFNDESSTGLGLKVRMTRLSVALIAVLLASAAVASVGAVGFIGLLAPHAARMLVGPHHRRAVVVSAMLGAVLLAASDLLGRIVMIPKDIPAGVVVALLGAPYLFLLMFRSSRSSQ encoded by the coding sequence ATGTTTACACGAACTGACATCACTCCAGCCACTTCCTCACAAAGAGGGGGCTGGAGATTGTTCTTGATGTTAGGGAGTGGACTTGTCGCTCTGTTAGTGCTTACATTTGTCAGTTTGACACAGGGGATGGCAGACATTTCTCTGCGTTCTGTCGTACAGGCCATTATTGCTCCGCAAGACATTTCTGATCACCATATGATACAAGGTGTCAGGCTTCCAAGAACGGTCATGGGGCTTTTGTCTGGTGCAGCATTGGCTATTGCCGGGGCATTGATGCAGACGGTGACACGAAACCCGCTCGCTTCGGAAACGACCTTGGGGGTAAACGCGGGTGCCTATTTCTTCGTGGTGTTCGGGATGGTTTTTTGGCCATCATTCTTGCATGAACATCCGCTTCCATTTGCAATGGCGGGTGGAATACTTGCAGCCGTTACCGTATACTTCATGTCTGGCGGGCGCAAGGGTACGCCAGTGCGTGTGGCATTGTCCGGGATGATTGTCACCTTGGTGTACTCCTCTTTGACGAGTGCCATCATCTTGTTTAATGAAGAAACGACAAACGGCATTTTCCTCTGGGGTTCAGGCTCCTTGAAGCAAAATGACTGGTCAGGTGTAGAATTCAGTTGGCCTTGGATTGTAGCTGGGATTTTGGTCAGCTTTTTCATGGCCAGACAGCTCGATGTACTTAGCCTTAATGAAGAGACGGCGAAATCATTGGGGCAAAAGGTGGCAAAAACACGGCTTTTCACCATGTTTATTGCGATCTTGGTTACGTGCGTTAGTGTCAGTGTGGTCGGGCCTATCGGTTTCATCGGACTCGTGGCTCCGCATCTGGTGCGATTGTCCGGTATCACGCAGCATAGATGGCTGCTGCCGCTATGTGCCATCTGGGGGGCAGCGCTGCTTGTCGCTTCCGATACGATTGCACGTATGTTTATCAATCATTATGGTGAACTCCCGGCAGGAGCCATCACGGCAGCTATTGGCGGACCATGGCTGATCTGGCTGGCTTTGCGTGTCTCGCGCAGTATGACTGCTGGGACTGGAGGCTCGATGAGTGTCGGTGGAGCACAACGCAAAGTTTCGTATCCGTTGATTGTGTGCACGCTTGCTGTTCTGCTCGTGGTCGCTTGGATGCTTAGCCTGTCTAGCGGAAACTTGTACTTGCCGTGGACCGAGATCATCGCCATTTTCATGGGACAAGGAAATGAGATGTACAGTCAATTGGTGTTTGAGCTTCGGATGCCACGACTGTTGACAGCGATGTTGGCAGGTGTGGCACTCGCGATCAGCGGAAGTCTCATGCAGAGTGCAGTACGTAATCCGCTTGCAGATCCGCAGATTGTCGGTGTAACAAGCGGTGCGGGTGTAGGGGCGATTATCGTGCTCCTCGTGTTCCCTCAACTATCGGCTTGGATGCCGCTTGGGGCTGTTGCAGGCGGAATCATCTCTGCTGCGATTGTATACGCGGTCTCTTGGAGAAGGGGACTCAATCCAATCATCTTGACGCTAGTAGGTATTGCGGTTTCTGCCGCAGGTGCCGCCCTTATCAATATTTTGATCGTACATTCTATGATCTTGGCAGCGCCTGCACTCACTTGGCTGGCAGGAAGTACATACGGGCGGGGATGGATGGAAGTAGGCCGACTTTTGCCAACGATCCTCGTCTTAGCACCGATCGCGTGGTGGTTAGGACGTCGGGTGGACCTCTTGTCATTTAACGACGAGAGCTCGACTGGATTGGGGTTAAAGGTGCGGATGACGAGGTTGTCTGTGGCACTCATTGCCGTGCTGCTCGCTTCAGCAGCAGTTGCCAGTGTCGGAGCTGTAGGGTTTATCGGTCTTCTCGCTCCGCATGCAGCACGTATGCTTGTTGGACCTCATCATCGCCGTGCGGTCGTCGTCTCAGCCATGCTTGGAGCTGTATTGTTGGCTGCTTCTGATTTGCTGGGGAGGATCGTCATGATCCCGAAAGATATTCCGGCGGGGGTCGTAGTGGCGTTGCTAGGCGCGCCCTATCTGTTCTTGCTGATGTTCCGTTCGAGTCGTTCCTCACAATAG
- a CDS encoding efflux RND transporter periplasmic adaptor subunit — protein MIINKRIAIVALLTFTLITGCASQEDAATTAAQPAETVTPVQVAAVAPGVVTSESGLTAKLAPSEEVQMSPKTGGKITSLPVKLGQPVTKGQLLFTLDKNELSNTVREQEAALRVAKANLNQAGSTSDQGLVEAQNDLTEAERALADAKLNQQRNQQLFSQGAIAAEKMDEANTTLTKAQISYDNAKQKLQSAKQKTGVQVSAASVTESEVRLQNAREQLANATVVSPIDGFVASVTGAVGQMAGQQPIVTVVKTNPLVVKANLSEADVTKVKVGTVVKVNVQSTGKTIDAKVTAISPVMDSQLKAYPVEITIPNASHELKSDMVVNVTFPQDSAGGKSLVIPRKAVFDREGRQYVFKLEGETAKQVEVSTGNSTSELIEIVSGLANGDKVVVKGQTLLADGGKVSIQE, from the coding sequence ATGATCATAAATAAAAGAATCGCGATTGTGGCGTTACTCACCTTCACCTTGATCACAGGCTGCGCAAGCCAGGAGGATGCAGCGACGACTGCTGCCCAACCAGCAGAAACGGTTACCCCTGTACAGGTTGCAGCGGTGGCACCAGGTGTGGTCACATCTGAGTCTGGACTGACTGCGAAATTGGCACCGAGTGAGGAAGTCCAAATGTCTCCAAAAACCGGTGGGAAAATAACGTCTCTACCCGTAAAGCTGGGTCAGCCCGTAACAAAAGGACAATTATTGTTTACACTCGATAAGAATGAGCTGTCAAACACCGTAAGAGAACAAGAAGCAGCTCTCCGAGTGGCAAAAGCGAATTTAAACCAAGCAGGCAGCACCTCTGACCAAGGCTTGGTGGAAGCACAAAATGATTTGACGGAAGCAGAACGAGCGCTTGCTGACGCAAAACTGAATCAACAACGTAATCAGCAGTTGTTTTCGCAGGGAGCGATTGCTGCTGAGAAAATGGATGAGGCAAATACAACGCTCACAAAAGCCCAGATTTCCTATGACAATGCAAAGCAGAAGCTGCAAAGCGCGAAACAAAAAACGGGTGTGCAAGTATCGGCAGCGAGCGTAACGGAGTCTGAGGTCAGACTGCAAAATGCTCGTGAGCAATTGGCGAATGCAACGGTTGTCTCCCCAATCGACGGATTTGTCGCAAGCGTGACCGGAGCAGTAGGGCAGATGGCAGGCCAGCAACCAATCGTGACTGTCGTCAAAACGAATCCACTTGTGGTCAAAGCGAATTTGTCCGAAGCAGATGTGACGAAAGTAAAGGTAGGAACAGTCGTCAAAGTAAACGTGCAATCTACAGGAAAAACGATTGATGCAAAAGTAACGGCGATTAGTCCAGTCATGGATTCTCAGCTCAAAGCCTATCCAGTAGAAATCACGATCCCGAATGCTTCCCATGAATTGAAGTCCGATATGGTCGTGAATGTTACCTTCCCGCAAGATTCAGCAGGAGGGAAGTCACTGGTTATCCCTCGCAAGGCGGTATTTGATCGTGAAGGCAGACAATACGTGTTCAAGCTGGAAGGGGAAACAGCCAAGCAAGTGGAGGTGTCGACGGGTAACTCGACAAGCGAGTTGATTGAAATAGTATCCGGCCTAGCAAATGGAGATAAAGTCGTGGTAAAAGGACAGACGCTGCTTGCAGATGGCGGCAAGGTGAGTATTCAGGAGTAA
- a CDS encoding ABC transporter ATP-binding protein, with translation MSTAVLEVKDVQKIYGTKGESQSHALKGVSLTIDKGEFVGIMGPSGSGKTTLLNVISTLDRPTEGFIEIAGTNITQMKRNQLADFRSQKLGFIFQDFNLLENLSVYENIALPLSLQGVPSKEISNKVSKVAQTLGIEEILPKYPVQISGGQKQRAAAARALVHDPAILLADEPTGALDSKNAKSLLETMTDLNENHQVSIMMVTHDAFSASYCKRILFIQDGKLYTEIQRTGDRQQFFKQILDVLAELGASHDVR, from the coding sequence ATGAGTACTGCTGTACTAGAAGTAAAAGACGTTCAAAAAATATATGGGACAAAAGGTGAGAGCCAGTCGCATGCCTTAAAAGGCGTATCGCTGACCATAGATAAAGGAGAGTTCGTGGGAATCATGGGGCCATCCGGTTCGGGTAAAACGACTCTGCTTAACGTGATTTCCACACTGGATCGTCCTACGGAAGGCTTTATTGAAATTGCGGGAACGAACATTACACAGATGAAGCGTAACCAGCTCGCAGATTTTCGCTCGCAAAAGCTCGGCTTTATCTTTCAAGATTTCAATCTGCTAGAGAATTTGTCCGTGTACGAGAACATTGCATTACCGCTGTCCCTGCAAGGTGTCCCTTCCAAAGAGATCAGCAACAAAGTAAGTAAAGTGGCACAAACACTCGGGATCGAAGAGATTTTGCCAAAATATCCGGTTCAAATTTCCGGGGGACAAAAACAACGCGCCGCAGCAGCACGCGCACTTGTGCATGATCCGGCGATTTTGCTGGCGGACGAACCGACAGGCGCCCTCGACTCGAAGAATGCGAAAAGCTTGCTGGAAACGATGACAGATTTGAACGAGAACCACCAAGTATCAATCATGATGGTTACACATGATGCTTTTTCAGCGAGTTATTGCAAACGTATCTTGTTCATTCAGGACGGCAAGCTGTACACCGAGATTCAACGTACGGGGGATCGTCAGCAATTTTTCAAACAAATTCTGGATGTACTGGCCGAGCTGGGTGCATCACATGATGTACGCTAG
- a CDS encoding ABC transporter substrate-binding protein, protein MPTNQTVKAVLAVIFVFSLFLTACGGANTATPAPATASASKLADKSTEAPAENKMRRIETPKGTIQIPDKPQRIVTDYYAGELIAVGGNVVGAETEAFKSPFTVEQLKNAQDVGSPLINVEKTLELAPDLIVVMYDDNYEALSKIAPTVYLPFGTATNIYDTVKLFGEVVGDKEKADRFIADFDKKAAEGREKLKGIVDENATVGLYELTNKGDLWIFGDNAGRGGQTVYNALKLKMPHADKSKEQTVQLSMETLPEYAADYMFVTFYNPEKNSEALKTLQASAVWNATSAAKNNQIFYNDYDTFYRYDPIAITAQIDMIVDMLIKRHEENKSKK, encoded by the coding sequence ATGCCTACGAACCAAACAGTAAAAGCTGTCCTTGCTGTCATTTTTGTGTTCTCGCTTTTTTTGACGGCATGCGGTGGAGCCAATACGGCAACGCCAGCACCCGCGACAGCTTCTGCTTCCAAGCTAGCTGACAAGTCAACAGAAGCCCCTGCTGAGAACAAAATGCGCCGCATCGAAACACCAAAAGGAACGATTCAAATTCCTGACAAGCCACAACGTATTGTGACTGACTATTACGCAGGCGAGTTGATTGCAGTAGGCGGAAATGTAGTCGGTGCAGAGACGGAAGCTTTCAAAAGCCCGTTTACCGTGGAACAATTAAAAAATGCGCAGGACGTGGGTAGCCCGCTGATCAATGTGGAGAAAACATTAGAACTCGCTCCTGACCTCATTGTCGTCATGTATGACGACAATTATGAAGCCCTGTCCAAAATCGCTCCAACCGTTTATCTCCCCTTCGGTACGGCGACAAACATTTACGATACAGTCAAATTGTTTGGAGAAGTGGTTGGCGATAAAGAAAAGGCTGACAGGTTCATCGCAGACTTTGACAAGAAGGCAGCCGAGGGTCGCGAAAAGCTGAAAGGCATCGTGGATGAGAATGCGACTGTCGGTCTCTACGAACTGACCAACAAAGGAGATTTGTGGATATTCGGTGACAACGCAGGCCGCGGTGGTCAAACGGTGTACAATGCATTGAAGCTGAAAATGCCACACGCAGACAAATCCAAAGAGCAAACCGTACAACTGTCCATGGAAACTTTGCCAGAATATGCGGCAGATTACATGTTCGTGACTTTCTACAATCCGGAAAAAAATAGCGAAGCCTTGAAAACCTTACAGGCGTCCGCTGTCTGGAATGCGACCTCTGCTGCCAAAAACAATCAGATTTTCTACAACGACTACGATACATTCTATCGCTATGACCCAATCGCGATCACAGCACAAATTGATATGATCGTAGATATGCTGATCAAAAGACACGAAGAGAACAAAAGTAAAAAATAG
- a CDS encoding ABC transporter substrate-binding protein, with protein sequence MRLMKLPVMLVFLSAMLLLAACGNAGSTAQSGSNQAATAQPDAAKPAEEQVRTVKHMMGESTIKGTPKRIVALEWSSAEHLLALGIQPVGIADIPNMKKWVKLPVEIAPEVVDVGSRTSPNLESIMMLKPDLIIGIKRNVEANYDEMSKIAPTIAFDTNPAEGQGSQYDRMIEIFKQIADITGKNAEAEAALKDLDKTYAEAKEKLTKAGADKVPFVLAMGYSSQNAVEFRLSTDNSTAASILINIGLTNKYKPKKFEQTGMTLADVEALPALQDANFLHIIQNDDNVIENQLKNNPVWNGLTFVKENRVYALGGDLWPYGGTMSAKILANKVVDLLAK encoded by the coding sequence ATGCGTCTTATGAAATTACCAGTAATGCTTGTATTTTTGTCTGCGATGCTGTTACTCGCTGCTTGCGGCAATGCAGGGTCAACTGCACAATCTGGTTCCAACCAAGCTGCTACAGCTCAGCCTGACGCGGCGAAGCCTGCTGAAGAGCAAGTGCGCACAGTGAAGCACATGATGGGAGAGTCGACTATCAAAGGCACTCCTAAGCGTATCGTTGCATTGGAATGGAGCTCAGCAGAGCATTTGTTGGCTCTTGGTATTCAGCCTGTAGGGATTGCAGATATTCCAAATATGAAAAAATGGGTGAAGCTCCCTGTGGAGATTGCTCCAGAAGTAGTGGATGTAGGGAGTCGTACTTCACCGAACCTGGAATCGATCATGATGTTGAAGCCAGATTTGATTATCGGTATTAAACGAAATGTAGAAGCGAATTACGACGAAATGAGCAAAATTGCCCCAACGATTGCTTTTGATACGAATCCTGCTGAAGGGCAGGGATCACAGTATGATCGAATGATCGAGATCTTCAAGCAAATTGCGGATATCACAGGTAAAAATGCAGAAGCCGAAGCCGCTTTGAAAGACCTCGACAAGACTTATGCAGAAGCAAAAGAAAAGCTGACCAAAGCTGGTGCAGATAAAGTTCCATTCGTCCTCGCAATGGGCTACAGCAGTCAAAATGCAGTAGAATTCCGTTTGTCTACGGATAACTCTACAGCAGCAAGCATCTTGATTAACATTGGTCTGACAAATAAGTATAAGCCTAAGAAATTTGAGCAAACAGGAATGACACTGGCAGATGTGGAGGCACTTCCAGCGTTGCAGGATGCGAATTTCCTCCATATCATTCAAAATGATGACAACGTGATTGAGAATCAATTGAAGAACAACCCGGTTTGGAACGGTCTCACTTTTGTGAAAGAAAATCGCGTCTATGCTCTGGGCGGAGATCTGTGGCCGTATGGTGGTACCATGTCTGCAAAGATTCTCGCGAATAAAGTTGTAGATCTGTTGGCAAAATAA
- a CDS encoding FtsX-like permease family protein → MLFKLSLSSMRKMMKDYLVLLVGLVISISIFYMFQTLALNSDYTKNNSMISSIQIVFNVGAFLLAFITIFYIFYANSFLLSLRRKELGMYMVLGAKKGKISQILFLETLTMGIISLVIGSLVGIALASGIGVLLMNLLEISTDGYYPFYLPAIWMTWGFFLILFIITSTINAARLARATELALIRAEQQNDKIKSKGIGAVLVAILGVILLALGYTCLHLIMYLQALGFIVGAISCTIGTYLIFISLLPVLVQALKKNKKLNDSKLNAFTFAQLRFRVNNLTKILGTVAMLIGLGVGAMAGGLAFQQNVNLFTTVFHVYDVNLHDPVEADYQALKKMNVMEQNTYRYKVDDKAYYYLKEDLLANPLLLSTNSIQNYSADNKPKLVTDPLPKETYIVSASKEDKGKYDAIPEDWDKAIFTNFINYQMIEGKSVLVVDQATYEQTAGSEHKVLLAQVDDYLKYTQELKAMDERQKQMIGSITNVETKDVYTSSKYSTYAGMYIFTSGTMFMGFFLGIAFLAMMASCLMFKILSGASRDKDRYSMLRKIGVRQSLLVGSIYKELFMVFIFPAIVGLMHVLIGMEMFSFILLDPYLNIWIPTLIFVVIYAIYYYITVQLYRGIVLPKEA, encoded by the coding sequence ATGCTTTTCAAGCTATCCTTGTCCAGTATGCGGAAGATGATGAAGGACTATCTGGTTCTGCTCGTGGGTCTGGTCATCTCCATTTCGATTTTTTACATGTTCCAGACGCTGGCCCTCAATTCTGATTACACGAAAAACAACTCGATGATCTCTTCGATTCAGATCGTTTTCAATGTAGGGGCATTCCTGCTGGCGTTTATCACGATTTTTTATATCTTCTATGCCAACTCATTTCTACTCTCGCTACGGCGCAAAGAGCTCGGAATGTACATGGTCCTAGGGGCGAAGAAGGGGAAAATCAGTCAGATTTTGTTCCTGGAAACATTGACGATGGGGATCATTTCCCTGGTGATCGGTAGTCTGGTTGGTATTGCGCTTGCAAGCGGTATTGGCGTTTTGCTCATGAACCTGCTGGAGATTTCCACGGATGGGTACTATCCTTTTTATCTGCCAGCGATTTGGATGACATGGGGATTCTTCCTCATCCTGTTTATCATCACATCCACGATCAATGCGGCTCGTTTGGCTCGTGCAACTGAGCTCGCTCTCATCCGTGCCGAGCAACAGAATGACAAAATCAAGTCAAAAGGAATCGGAGCGGTTTTGGTCGCTATCCTTGGCGTTATCCTGTTGGCTCTGGGCTATACATGCCTGCACTTGATTATGTACCTGCAAGCACTCGGCTTTATCGTAGGCGCTATTTCATGCACAATCGGGACGTACTTGATATTCATCTCGTTGCTGCCCGTTCTTGTACAGGCTTTGAAGAAAAATAAAAAGCTGAATGATAGCAAGTTGAACGCATTCACCTTTGCTCAACTGCGCTTTCGGGTGAACAACCTGACCAAAATCCTTGGTACAGTAGCCATGCTGATCGGGCTTGGTGTCGGGGCGATGGCAGGGGGCTTGGCCTTCCAGCAAAACGTCAATTTGTTTACCACGGTGTTCCATGTGTATGACGTGAATCTGCATGATCCGGTAGAAGCGGATTATCAGGCATTGAAAAAAATGAACGTCATGGAGCAAAATACGTATCGATACAAAGTCGACGATAAGGCGTATTACTACTTGAAGGAAGACTTGCTGGCAAATCCGCTGTTGCTTTCCACGAACAGCATTCAAAATTACTCTGCTGACAACAAGCCAAAACTTGTGACAGATCCGCTTCCGAAAGAAACGTATATCGTTAGTGCGTCAAAAGAAGACAAAGGTAAATACGATGCCATTCCTGAGGATTGGGACAAAGCGATATTCACCAACTTTATCAACTACCAGATGATTGAGGGCAAATCTGTTCTGGTTGTGGATCAGGCGACGTATGAGCAAACCGCTGGAAGTGAACACAAGGTTCTCCTTGCCCAGGTAGACGACTATTTGAAATACACGCAGGAATTAAAAGCAATGGATGAGCGTCAAAAGCAAATGATTGGGTCTATCACAAATGTGGAAACGAAAGACGTATACACATCTTCCAAATACAGCACGTATGCGGGCATGTATATTTTCACAAGCGGGACGATGTTCATGGGCTTCTTCCTCGGAATAGCCTTCCTGGCGATGATGGCGAGCTGCCTGATGTTCAAAATCTTGTCCGGTGCTTCCCGTGACAAAGACCGCTACAGCATGCTGCGAAAAATCGGCGTACGTCAATCGTTGCTCGTAGGTTCGATCTATAAAGAGCTGTTTATGGTATTCATTTTCCCGGCGATAGTCGGTCTGATGCACGTATTGATCGGTATGGAGATGTTCTCGTTCATCCTCTTGGACCCGTATCTGAACATCTGGATTCCAACGCTGATTTTCGTTGTGATCTATGCGATTTACTATTACATCACGGTTCAGCTTTATCGTGGAATTGTGTTGCCAAAAGAAGCGTAA
- a CDS encoding DUF3888 domain-containing protein, whose translation MLSLLSILFMFLQVPSQTNASNLEVNIKQIKDLQDVFITTLDPHISKAIREYYKVKGIPMRSYALWDAKILEIQRLEEGSFSFKVTIQIRTYTGTHNPPEGVETMTFNISPFGVKLLEFVHHEGEPQDFLTGDKIGSCFACSVIPLTGSIVQ comes from the coding sequence ATGCTAAGCTTGCTTTCTATACTATTCATGTTTTTACAGGTACCTTCACAGACTAATGCTTCCAATCTAGAGGTGAATATCAAACAGATAAAGGATTTACAAGATGTTTTTATTACGACTTTGGACCCTCATATCTCTAAAGCTATTAGAGAATACTACAAAGTGAAAGGCATACCAATGAGAAGTTATGCATTATGGGATGCCAAAATTCTTGAAATACAACGGTTAGAGGAAGGTAGTTTTTCGTTTAAAGTAACTATACAAATCCGAACCTATACAGGGACACATAATCCACCAGAAGGTGTAGAGACAATGACGTTCAATATCAGTCCTTTTGGAGTAAAATTACTTGAATTTGTCCATCATGAAGGGGAACCCCAAGACTTCCTAACTGGGGATAAAATTGGTTCTTGCTTTGCCTGTTCAGTTATTCCACTAACGGGTTCGATAGTTCAATGA